The following proteins come from a genomic window of Trifolium pratense cultivar HEN17-A07 linkage group LG4, ARS_RC_1.1, whole genome shotgun sequence:
- the LOC123924514 gene encoding nucleobase-ascorbate transporter 11-like: METGSSSEILDKGKVMRGGNSKKKQDSNGIKIEPFVPRRDHNPKELKTWAKKTGFVSDYSGEAGTSASENFDSVVVHDVDHREGGSSPKIEIDPVLGVARPNQDDEIELDLESKHGVKRSQKDRFLRANYALNGIVGNQNERRKNGVEPVLDYGVKKIDLRGNGDDTNVVVNLIRDSDGHGLGVAAVAPMPEQKKEEEGVSEGDVKVNLYAEGDEPVDRECQRPSGMKYGLTENPGHVPLIYYGLQHYLSLIGSLVLIPLVMIPVMGGTDNDTANVISTMLFLSGVTTILHSYLGTRLPLVQGSSFVYLAPALVIINSEEFRNLNHHKFRHTMRELQGAIIVGSIFQCILGFSGLMSLLLRIINPIVVAPTVAAVGLAFFSYGFPQAGTCMEISIPQIVLVLIFTLHLRGISIFGNHLFRIYAVPLSVTIIWIYASFLTAGGAYNYKGCNPNIPSSNILIDACKKHVYTMKHCRTDVSNALSTSSWLRIPYPLQWGFPIFHFRTCIIMVIVSLVASVDSVGTYHNASLRINLRPPTTGVVSRGIALEGFCSILAGLWGSGTGSTTLTENVHIIDITKVASRRVVELGAAFMILFSFMGKVGALLASIPQALAASVLCFIWALNTALGLSTLQNGQSGKFRNITIVGVSLFLGLSIPAYFQQYQPQTSLVLPSYLVPYAAASSGPFHSGIKQLDFAINALMSLNMVVTLLVALILENTVPRSSQERAAYIWTQPQDIAMDPTLTSAYSLPKKVARCFCWARWLGV, translated from the exons ATGGAAACTGGGTCAAGCTCAGAAATTTTAGATAAGGGTAAAGTTATGAGGGGTGGCAATAGCAAAAAGAAGCAAGATTCTAATGGTATAAAAATTGAACCTTTTGTTCCAAGAAGAGATCACAATCCTAAAGAGTTGAAGACTTGGGCAAAGAAAACTGGGTTTGTATCTGATTATTCAGGTGAAGCTGGGACTAGTGCAAGTGAGAATTTTGATAGTGTTGTTGTTCATGATGTTGATCATAGAGAAGGAGGGTCTTCTCCTAAGATAGAGATTGATCCGGTTCTCGGGGTTGCGAGGCCGAACCAGGACGATGAGATTGAACTAGATCTTGAGTCCAAGCATGGAGTTAAAAGGAGTCAGAAAGATAGGTTTTTGAGGGCAAACTATGCGTTGAATGGGATAGTAGGGAACCAAAATGAGAGGAGGAAAAATGGGGTTGAACCTGTTTTGGATTATGGTGTCAAGAAAATTGATTTAAGAGGGAATGGTGATGATACTAATGTAGTGGTGAATTTGATTAGGGATAGTGATGGTCATGGGCTTGGAGTCGCTGCGGTTGCTCCAATGCCCGAGCAAAAGAAGGAAGAGGAAGGTGTAAGTGAAGGAGATGTTAAGGTGAATCTGTATGCAGAAGGGGATGAACCTGTTGATAGAGAGTGTCAAAGACCATCTGGAATGAAGTATGGACTCACAGAAAATCCTGGTCATG TACCTCTTATCTACTATGGCCTGCAGCACTATCTATCATTGATTGGCTCATTAGTGTTAATCCCATTAGTAATGATCCCAGTCATGGGTGGAACAGAT AACGATACAGCTAATGTAATTTCCACAATGCTGTTTCTATCTGGAGTCACAACGATACTGCATTCGTACCTTGGAACTCGACTTCCTTTAGTTCAAGGGAGCTCATTTGTATACTTAGCACCAGCATTAGTTATCATAAATTCTGAAGAGTTCCGAAATCTTAATCACCAT AAATTTAGGCACACAATGAGGGAACTTCAAGGAGCTATAATTGTTGGTTCAATATTCCAATGTATTCTGGGATTTAGTGGTTTAATGTCTCTTCTTCTCAG GATAATCAACCCAATTGTTGTGGCTCCAACTGTTGCTGCTGTAGGTTTAGCATTCTTCAGCTATGGATTTCCACAAGCTGGAACTTGCATGGAAATTAGCATTCCACAAATAGTGTTGGTTCTAATATTCACACTG CATCTTAGAGGAATATCTATCTTTGGAAACCACCTTTTTCGAATTTACGCT GTTCCTTTAAGTGTTACAATAATTTGGATATATGCGTCGTTTTTAACAGCCGGGGGAGCATATAACTACAAAGGATGCAATCCCAATATCCCTAGCTCAAACATTCTGATTGATGCATGCAAAAAGCATGTTTATACAATGAAGCATTGCAGGACTGATGTATCAAATGCACTGTCAACTTCTTCATGGCTCAGAATTCCTTACCCTTTACAATGGGGTTTCCCAATTTTCCATTTTAGGACTTGCATAATCATGGTCATTGTGTCTCTGGTTGCTTCTGTGGATTCT GTTGGAACTTATCACAATGCATCTTTGAGAATTAATTTGAGGCCTCCGACAACAGGAGTTGTGAGCCGTGGAATTGCATTGGAGGGTTTCTGTAGTATATTAGCAGGTCTTTGGGGTTCAGGAACTGGTTCAACTACCTTGACTGAAAATGTTCACATAATTGACATAACAAAGGTGGCAAGTAGAAGGGTAGTGGAACTTGGAGCAGCCTTCATGATCCTCTTCTCATTTATGG GAAAGGTGGGTGCTCTTCTGGCTTCTATTCCACAGGCCTTGGCTGCATCAGTACTATGTTTCATTTGGGCCCTTAATACAGCATTAGGCCTCTCAACATTACAAAATGGTCAATCAGGAAAATTTAGGAATATAACAATAGTTGGTGTTTCATTGTTTCTTGGTTTATCCATTCCTGCATATTTTCAACAATATCAGCCTCAAACCAGTTTGGTATTGCCCTCTTATTTGGTACCTTATGCAGCTGCTTCTAGTGGACCATTCCATTCAGGCATTAAACAA CTTGACTTTGCAATCAATGCACTTATGTCCTTAAACATGGTGGTTACACTGTTGGTGGCATTGATACTGGAAAACACTGTCCCAAGAAGCTCACAGGAACGCGCCGCGTATATATGGACGCAACCTCAAGACATTGCGATGGATCCCACACTGACATCTGCATATTCTCTACCAAAGAAAGTTGCTAGATGTTTCTGTTGGGCAAGATGGTTAGGAGTTTGA
- the LOC123924513 gene encoding putative U-box domain-containing protein 50: MDATQYEKIYVAVGYDVVDGFQTLDWALKKWNSHPNISIIILHVNYNTSNDYVYTLLGKLPAKGACEEKLERIRKYEQNIINNLLSKYIALCDKVPAETFEVEKFDEPMHNLTIDLILGLGITKLVIGFSFMRPSMKSKDVMNGLFYVHQYKPEFCELFIICGGKQVSPRVNNDEITMEDDSGVKVAKMRDNKTNFIDWIERVFCDKTIDSNERVSNSSRSSTSSTNFEAHLDQNQWEFYVQEINNYFQELLSLNMEGGNCEQEFDDDDDSFISSIEAAYVQQLKNSDIQSAEGKFEILTYKLNEAYNTIQMKRKEEKDNLDRHAKAEWAIYICNRQEEELEYLKSEEVTKREELKKELNVEKEQIQKIRMNVEESKQRLSSLVEQQLDLKNKLHVSTLEISECETKLENVMAARTEMLMVIEELSRQRDVLNKRVMFFKEKEDDNNEISNINEKSFYLREYTKEEIMLATNNFSEYFRLKSCGDWSNVYRGNINHSNVAIKMLGSTFALSQQDFQAKVNIRHPHLVAVLGFCSEPKCLVLEYMQNGNLEDKLLCKTISWQDCIKIAIEVCSGLGFLNSFQPRPIIHCHISPSNILLDNNLVAKVTFCFHGCNEECNVGLVVKEIGILLLHILTGRGNWGTIDMEAFYDEIGEEWPFDVARELLDLATRCMSNVEEMSIRKIMEELNEIKRKGCDSIKVPNIFLCPIQKRVMRNPYIAADGFSYELEAIEEWLQSGNDISPKSLRLKNTLLLPNHNLRSLIQYWHSKRSANQVVK, encoded by the exons ATGGATGCAACTCAATATGAAAAAATCTATGTTGCAGTTGGCTATGATGTGGTAGATGGATTTCAAACATTGGATTGGGCTCTCAAGAAATGGAATTCTCATCCAAATATTTCTATAATCATTTTACATGTTAACTACAATACTTCCAATGATTATGTTTATACACTTC TTGGAAAACTCCCTGCAAAAGGTGCATGTGAAGAAAAACTAGAACGTATCAGGAAATATGAGCAAAACATAATCAACAATTTGCTTTCCAAGTATATAGCTTTATGTGACAAA GTTCCAGCTGAAACATTTGAGGTTGAGAAATTTGATGAACCAATGCATAATCTCACTATAGACTTGATCCTTGGTCTTGGAATAACCAAATTGGTCATTGGATTTTCATTCATGAGGCCTTCCAT GAAATCAAAAGATGTCATGAATGGATTATTCTATGTTCATCAATACAAGCCTGAATTTTGTGAGTTGTTCATAATATGTGGAGGAAAACAAGTTTCACCAAGAGTGAACAATGATGAAATAACCATGGAGGATGATAGTGGAGTCAAGGTTGCTAAAATGAGAGataacaaaacaaattttatagATTGGATAGAAAGAGTGTTCTGTGATAAAACCATTGATTCCAACGAAAGAGTTTCAAATTCAAGTAGATCATCAACTTCCTCAACAAATTTTGAGGCACATCTTGACCAAAACCAGTGGGAATTTTATGTCCaagaaattaataattattttcaagaGTTACTGTCCTTAAATATGGAAGGAGGAAATTGTGAACAAgaatttgatgatgatgatgattcatTTATTAGTTCAATCGAGGCTGCATATGTCCAACAACTTAAAAATTCTGATATTCAG AGTGCTGAAGGAAAATTTGAGATCCTCACATATAAACTGAATGAAGCTTATAATACAATccaaatgaaaagaaaagaagaaaaggacAATTTGGATAGGCATGCAAAAGCTGAATGGGCGATTTATATATGCAATCGTCag GAAGAAGAACTTGAATATCTAAAAAGTGAAGAAGTGACAAAAAGGGAAGAGCTAAAGAAAGAACTTAATgtagaaaaagaacaaattcaaaaaattagaatGAATGTTGAAGAGAGCAAACAAAGGCTTAGCTCATTGGTAGAGCAACAActagacctaaaaaataagcttCATGTTTCCACATTGGAAATTTCAGAATGTGAAACCAAACTTGAGAATGTAATGGCTGCAAGGACAGAGATGTTAATGGTGATTGAGGAGCTAAGTAGACAAAGGGATGTGTTGAACAAAAGGGTTATGtttttcaaagaaaaagaagatgaCAATAATGAAATTAGTAATATTAATGAGAAGAGTTTTTATTTAAGAGAGTATACTAAGGAAGAGATCATGTTGGCCACCAACAACTTTTCAGAATACTTTAGGTTGAAATCTTGTGGGGATTGGAGTAATGTTTATAGAGGAAACATTAATCATTCCAATGTTGCAATCAAGATGCTTGGTTCTACTTTTGCCTTGTCCCAACAAGATTTCCAAGCTAAGGTAAATATTCGGCATCCTCATCTAGTTGCTGTATTGGGCTTCTGCTCTGAGCCCAAATGCTTAGTTTTGGAATACATGCAAAATGGAAACTTGGAAGACAAGCTACTTTGCAAGACTATAAGCTGGCAAGATTGCATAAAGATAGCCATAGAAGTTTGTTCTGGGCTGGGCTTTCTAAATTCATTTCAGCCCAGGCCCATTATTCATTGTCACATTTCTCCATCCAACATTCTCCTAGACAACAATCTTGTTGCAAAGGTGACATTTTGTTTTCATGGTTGCAATGAAGAATGTAATGTTGGGTTAGTTGTGAAAGAAATTGGAATTTTGTTGTTGCATATATTGACTGGAAGAGGAAATTGGGGGACAATTGATATGGAAGCCTTTTATGATGAGATTGGTGAAGAATGGCCATTTGATGTAGCAAGAGAACTTTTGGACTTAGCAACGAGGTGCATGTCCAATGTAGAAGAAATGAGTATAAGAAAAATCATGGAAGAACTCAATgaaatcaaaagaaaaggttGTGACTCCATTAAAGTGCCTAATATTTTCCTTTGCCCAATCCAAAAG AGAGTAATGAGAAATCCATACATAGCAGCAGATGGATTTTCTTATGAGCTGGAAGCAATAGAAGAGTGGTTGCAATCTGGAAATGACATATCACCCAAAAGCTTGAGGCTGAAGAATACATTACTTTTACCTAATCATAACCTCCGTTCCCTAATTCAGTATTGGCATAGCAAGAGATCAGCTAATCAAGTTGTCAAATAA
- the LOC123924515 gene encoding protein SKIP34, with amino-acid sequence MCCGQHPSFPKDSVNVNSTSVLENLRDRLADTEARLARARAREAQLTRRLHEMKRFLSVMEILEAYLKRRYRLQQQRFARLLSLPPPTL; translated from the coding sequence ATGTGTTGCGGGCAACATCCATCGTTTCCCAAAGACTCCGTTAACGTTAACTCAACGTCGGTGCTCGAAAATCTCCGCGATCGTCTCGCCGACACCGAAGCTCGGCTCGCTCGCGCCAGAGCTCGTGAAGCTCAGCTCACGCGCCGCCTCCATGAAATGAAGCGCTTTCTATCTGTTATGGAAATCCTTGAAGCTTATCTCAAACGCCGTTACCGTCTCCAACAACAACGTTTCGCTCGCCTCCTTTCTCTTCCACCACCTACTCTATAA